In Pseudomonas saudiphocaensis, one DNA window encodes the following:
- the rbfA gene encoding 30S ribosome-binding factor RbfA, which yields MAKDYSRTQRIGDQMQRELASLIQREIKDPRLALVTITGVEVSRDLSHAKVFITVMGKDDDEDAVKDNLRILNDAVGFLRMQLGKAMKLRTVPQLHFSYDASVRRGVELASLIERAVAEDRKHQHGDGE from the coding sequence ATGGCAAAAGATTACAGCCGTACCCAGCGTATCGGCGACCAGATGCAACGCGAGCTGGCTTCGCTGATTCAGCGCGAAATCAAAGACCCGCGCCTGGCTCTGGTAACAATTACCGGAGTCGAAGTCAGCCGCGACCTCTCCCATGCCAAGGTGTTCATCACTGTCATGGGCAAGGACGATGATGAGGATGCGGTCAAGGACAACCTGCGGATACTCAATGACGCGGTCGGCTTCCTGCGTATGCAGTTGGGCAAGGCAATGAAACTGCGTACGGTTCCGCAGCTGCACTTCAGCTATGACGCCAGTGTTCGTCGCGGGGTCGAGTTGGCTTCGCTGATCGAGCGGGCGGTTGCCGAAGACCGCAAGCACCAGCATGGCGATGGAGAATAA